The following coding sequences lie in one Kitasatospora azatica KCTC 9699 genomic window:
- a CDS encoding PIG-L family deacetylase: MADRPLTFMAVHAHPDDEATGTGGVLARYAAEGIRTVLVTCTDGACGDGPGGVKPGEPGHDPAAVAAMRRRELEASCEVLKVGHLELLEYGDSGMMGWPANDAPGSFWRTPVDQAAARLAELLVRYQPDVVVTYDENGFYGHPDHIQANRITTAALAMTGMTPKVYWTTAPRSMMQRFGEVMREFGADWEEPDPAEADAMPEIGLPDEEITTWVDTSEFGGQKFNALGTHASQSENIFFLKMGEERFTQLMGVETFVRVQDTTGAALPEDDLFAGLR; encoded by the coding sequence ATGGCTGACCGGCCCTTGACGTTCATGGCGGTGCACGCCCACCCCGACGACGAGGCCACCGGAACGGGGGGTGTACTGGCGCGGTACGCGGCGGAGGGCATCCGCACGGTCCTCGTCACCTGTACCGACGGCGCTTGCGGTGACGGTCCGGGAGGCGTCAAGCCGGGCGAGCCCGGGCACGATCCGGCGGCCGTCGCCGCGATGCGTCGTCGGGAACTCGAGGCGAGCTGTGAGGTCCTGAAGGTCGGTCACCTCGAGCTGCTCGAGTACGGCGACTCCGGGATGATGGGCTGGCCGGCCAACGACGCGCCCGGGTCGTTCTGGCGCACGCCGGTGGACCAGGCGGCCGCCCGCCTCGCCGAGCTGCTGGTGCGCTACCAGCCCGATGTGGTCGTGACCTACGACGAGAACGGGTTCTACGGCCACCCCGATCACATCCAGGCGAACCGGATCACGACGGCGGCGCTGGCGATGACCGGGATGACTCCGAAGGTGTACTGGACGACGGCGCCGCGTTCGATGATGCAGCGCTTCGGCGAGGTCATGCGCGAGTTCGGGGCGGACTGGGAGGAGCCGGATCCGGCGGAGGCCGACGCCATGCCCGAGATCGGGCTGCCCGACGAGGAGATCACCACCTGGGTGGACACCAGCGAGTTCGGCGGCCAGAAGTTCAACGCGCTGGGCACGCACGCCAGCCAGAGCGAGAACATCTTCTTCCTGAAGATGGGTGAGGAGAGGTTCACGCAGCTGATGGGCGTGGAGACCTTCGTCCGGGTGCAGGACACCACGGGGGCGGCCCTGCCCGAGGACGACCTCTTCGCCGGACTGCGCTGA
- a CDS encoding aromatic ring-hydroxylating oxygenase subunit alpha — protein sequence MTEARPGMDRYPADGPAGLPPRPQNDRHEAVTDLRRIGIDPDFWYPVAVARKVPRGRTFAAVFAGERIVLYRGRSGKVYALEDRCAHRQVPLSLGVVEGEALRCCYHAWAYRGNGHISQIPYLPKGCERPPRGVRSYPVREAYGLVFVFPGDPAKAEAAPFPVLPEFHAATHRTMTFSRTVRCHYSFMHENLLDMNHQFLHRGVLGRIQPELLGYESGPRFVEARYLFVPAGGRKDRGAGLLSAEGLGGRDTPDVVTIRTEYPYQTLQDVPDGAELPAFSLWAAYVPEDAEQRTNHAYGLLMIAKPPVPGMLQLAWPLIRRFTERVFAQDRMAVEAEQRAWDEQGEDRNHEVFPLILDVRDVLRANGVPLRPEEAGRGGAQCAPPSVNGSPERPSPAADGTPGH from the coding sequence ATGACCGAGGCCCGCCCCGGAATGGACCGGTACCCCGCCGACGGACCGGCGGGGTTACCCCCACGGCCGCAGAACGACCGCCACGAAGCCGTCACCGACCTGCGGCGCATCGGAATCGACCCGGACTTCTGGTACCCGGTGGCCGTGGCCCGAAAGGTACCCAGGGGACGCACCTTCGCCGCCGTCTTCGCCGGTGAGCGGATCGTGCTGTACCGCGGCCGCAGCGGCAAGGTCTACGCCCTGGAGGACCGGTGTGCGCACCGTCAGGTGCCGCTGAGCCTGGGCGTCGTGGAGGGGGAGGCGCTGCGCTGCTGCTACCACGCCTGGGCCTACCGCGGAAACGGCCACATCTCGCAGATCCCGTACCTGCCCAAGGGGTGCGAGCGGCCACCGCGCGGCGTGCGGTCGTACCCCGTCCGCGAGGCCTACGGCCTGGTGTTCGTCTTCCCCGGCGACCCGGCGAAGGCCGAAGCGGCGCCGTTTCCGGTGCTGCCCGAGTTCCACGCGGCCACGCACCGGACCATGACGTTCTCCCGCACCGTGCGGTGCCACTACTCGTTCATGCACGAGAACCTGCTGGACATGAACCACCAGTTCCTGCACCGGGGTGTCCTGGGCAGGATCCAGCCGGAGCTGCTGGGGTACGAGAGCGGTCCGCGGTTCGTCGAGGCCCGCTACCTGTTCGTCCCCGCCGGGGGCAGGAAGGACCGCGGTGCCGGTCTGCTGTCCGCCGAGGGGCTCGGCGGCCGGGACACGCCCGATGTCGTCACCATCCGCACCGAGTACCCGTACCAGACCCTTCAGGACGTTCCCGACGGTGCCGAACTTCCGGCCTTCTCGCTCTGGGCGGCCTACGTGCCGGAGGATGCCGAGCAGCGCACCAACCACGCCTACGGCCTGCTGATGATCGCGAAGCCGCCGGTCCCCGGGATGCTCCAGCTGGCGTGGCCGCTGATCCGGCGCTTCACCGAGCGGGTGTTCGCCCAGGACCGGATGGCGGTCGAGGCCGAGCAGCGGGCGTGGGACGAACAGGGCGAGGACCGGAACCACGAGGTGTTCCCGTTGATCCTGGACGTCCGCGACGTCCTGCGGGCCAACGGCGTGCCGCTGCGTCCGGAGGAAGCCGGCAGGGGCGGAGCACAGTGCGCGCCGCCGAGCGTCAACGGCTCGCCGGAACGTCCCAGCCCGGCGGCCGACGGGACCCCCGGTCACTGA
- a CDS encoding beta-1,3-glucanase family protein, whose amino-acid sequence MTPRHQRPISRRKLLFATAGAALAVPAVATWLEASARASTTATLPLDLVNTTGSATVYAYVLGRDPAAGGTWAFVQADGSTLYHPPSPANDQTPLGADCAIALNASGAGPRRVTLPHLDSGRIYFSVGEKLTFLLNRGGGLALPSVSNPTDPNANVRHDFCEFTYNNDQLYANITFVDMVCLPIAFQLETGQGVQTVRGLPSDGLSRVAGALRAQTAADGGDWSRLIVTEGGGDLRVLSPNLAIRGDSSLFSGYFDSYVDQVWTKYRTTDLRIDTQFSWGTVTGRVNGDTLTFPGIGGFARPSTLAVFSCSDAPFTTGNDVMGNLSARLAAAFNRTTLLDNPDQPDAENPSAFYTRARTNHYARILHSTTPDRLGYAFPYDDVHPAGVDFEGKVQSGSPVRFTITVGGLAGDPGPGGSGSPTPTATATGGGVSAFSTIQAETFNAQSGAQVEACSDSGGGSDVGWLSNGDWLKYTAVDFGTTGATRFSARVASGAAAGVSGLVQVRLGSPTAAPVGSIAIAATGGWQSWRTVPADITRTTGTHDVYLTFDSGQPADFTNLNWFTFG is encoded by the coding sequence ATGACGCCGCGTCACCAACGACCGATATCCCGCCGGAAGCTCCTCTTCGCGACGGCGGGCGCCGCCCTGGCCGTGCCCGCCGTGGCGACCTGGCTCGAGGCGAGCGCCCGCGCCTCGACGACCGCCACGCTCCCGCTGGACCTGGTCAACACCACTGGAAGCGCCACCGTTTACGCCTACGTCCTCGGCCGTGACCCCGCCGCGGGCGGCACCTGGGCCTTCGTCCAGGCCGACGGATCCACCCTCTACCACCCCCCGTCCCCGGCCAACGACCAGACCCCGCTGGGAGCCGACTGCGCCATCGCACTCAACGCGTCCGGCGCCGGCCCGCGCAGGGTGACACTGCCGCACCTCGACAGCGGGCGCATCTACTTCTCCGTCGGCGAGAAGCTCACCTTCCTGCTGAACCGTGGCGGCGGCCTGGCTCTTCCGTCGGTGAGCAACCCGACCGATCCCAACGCGAACGTCCGGCACGACTTTTGCGAGTTCACGTACAACAACGACCAGTTGTACGCCAACATCACCTTCGTCGACATGGTGTGCCTTCCGATCGCCTTCCAGTTGGAGACCGGGCAGGGCGTCCAGACGGTGCGCGGGCTGCCCTCGGACGGGCTGTCCCGGGTCGCCGGCGCGCTGCGGGCCCAGACCGCCGCCGACGGCGGTGACTGGAGCCGGCTGATCGTCACCGAGGGCGGCGGCGACCTGCGCGTGCTCAGCCCCAACCTGGCGATCCGCGGCGACAGTTCGCTGTTCAGCGGCTACTTCGACAGCTACGTCGACCAGGTGTGGACCAAGTACCGCACCACCGACCTGCGCATCGACACCCAGTTCAGCTGGGGCACCGTCACCGGCCGGGTGAACGGCGACACACTGACCTTCCCCGGGATCGGCGGCTTCGCCAGGCCCTCGACCCTCGCCGTCTTCTCCTGCAGTGACGCGCCCTTCACCACGGGCAACGACGTCATGGGGAACCTGAGCGCGCGGCTGGCCGCCGCCTTCAACCGGACCACCCTGCTGGACAACCCCGACCAGCCGGACGCGGAGAACCCTTCCGCCTTCTACACCCGCGCCCGGACCAACCACTACGCCCGTATCCTGCACAGCACCACCCCGGACCGGCTCGGGTACGCCTTCCCCTACGACGACGTGCACCCGGCCGGGGTGGACTTCGAGGGAAAGGTGCAGTCGGGGAGCCCGGTCCGGTTCACCATCACCGTCGGCGGCCTGGCGGGCGACCCCGGGCCCGGTGGCAGCGGCAGTCCCACTCCGACCGCCACCGCCACCGGCGGCGGGGTCAGCGCCTTCAGCACCATCCAGGCCGAGACGTTCAACGCCCAGTCCGGAGCGCAGGTCGAGGCCTGTTCGGACTCCGGCGGCGGCTCCGACGTGGGATGGCTGTCCAACGGCGACTGGCTCAAGTACACGGCCGTCGACTTCGGCACCACCGGGGCCACCCGCTTCAGCGCCCGCGTCGCGTCCGGCGCGGCCGCCGGGGTGAGCGGCCTGGTGCAGGTCCGGCTCGGCAGCCCCACCGCCGCGCCGGTCGGCAGCATCGCCATCGCCGCCACCGGCGGCTGGCAGAGCTGGCGCACCGTTCCGGCCGACATCACCCGGACCACCGGCACCCACGACGTCTACCTCACCTTCGACAGCGGCCAGCCCGCCGACTTCACCAACCTCAACTGGTTCACCTTCGGGTAG
- the tsaA gene encoding tRNA (N6-threonylcarbamoyladenosine(37)-N6)-methyltransferase TrmO: MADEQYQVRPIGWVESPLLERAEAPKQGDEGGPDVWLVFDPSVARGLRDLAVGQDVLLLTWLDRADREVLAVHPRGDLSRPDTGVFATRSPDRPNPIGLHRVTILAVEGLRIRVSTLEALNGTPVLDVKPVLGRRCPAGHRSARWR; the protein is encoded by the coding sequence ATGGCGGACGAGCAGTACCAGGTGCGGCCGATCGGCTGGGTGGAGTCACCACTGCTGGAGCGGGCGGAGGCACCCAAGCAGGGCGACGAGGGCGGACCGGACGTCTGGCTGGTCTTCGATCCCTCGGTGGCCCGCGGCCTGCGGGACCTGGCGGTGGGACAGGACGTGCTGCTGCTCACCTGGCTCGACCGCGCCGACCGCGAGGTGCTCGCCGTCCACCCCCGTGGGGACCTCTCCCGCCCGGACACCGGTGTTTTCGCCACCCGCTCGCCGGACCGCCCCAACCCCATCGGCCTGCACCGGGTCACCATCCTGGCCGTCGAAGGCCTACGGATCCGGGTCAGCACCCTCGAGGCCCTGAACGGCACCCCCGTACTGGACGTCAAGCCGGTACTGGGTCGTCGATGCCCTGCCGGGCACCGCTCAGCACGGTGGCGGTGA
- a CDS encoding TerD family protein, translated as MSSLNKGLERVEVSLMWDPSPAGSAPHDLDLIAATYTEDAPSGAPAYLVHFDSRSPDGTITLSRDSRDGKGLGVDERLILELDRLAHRYVRVLVGVAIQQQNGRLTFAGIAHPEVRVSNGHSELAAVDFTDLGGATAARVAEFVRDGSGAWGFRAGVHGFDADPATFATAMGG; from the coding sequence GTGAGCAGTCTCAACAAGGGTCTGGAACGCGTCGAGGTGAGCCTGATGTGGGATCCGAGTCCCGCAGGTTCGGCGCCCCACGACCTGGACCTCATTGCAGCGACGTACACCGAGGACGCCCCGTCCGGCGCCCCCGCCTACCTGGTGCATTTCGACAGCCGCTCTCCCGACGGCACCATCACGCTCAGCAGGGACAGCCGCGACGGCAAGGGCCTCGGTGTCGACGAGCGCCTGATCCTGGAGCTCGACCGCCTGGCGCACCGCTACGTCAGGGTGCTCGTGGGCGTCGCCATCCAGCAGCAGAACGGCCGGCTGACCTTCGCAGGCATAGCCCACCCCGAGGTACGGGTGAGCAACGGGCACAGCGAACTCGCGGCGGTGGACTTCACCGACCTCGGCGGGGCAACGGCTGCGAGGGTCGCGGAATTCGTCCGGGACGGCTCAGGGGCCTGGGGATTCCGCGCCGGCGTCCACGGCTTCGATGCCGATCCGGCGACCTTCGCGACGGCCATGGGCGGCTAG
- a CDS encoding class I SAM-dependent methyltransferase: MSLRPRYDEFADWYDAYVESGVGRPFAEAADQLIAQVLGVGDGQTCLDLGCGGGAHIPALTALGWQVLGVDISPRQVEIARRSGADAIVASADSLPLDDQSLLGIAACRPQ; this comes from the coding sequence ATGTCACTTCGCCCTCGCTATGACGAGTTCGCCGACTGGTACGACGCCTACGTTGAGAGCGGAGTGGGTCGTCCGTTCGCTGAAGCCGCTGACCAGTTGATCGCTCAGGTACTCGGCGTCGGGGACGGGCAGACGTGTCTCGACCTTGGCTGCGGAGGGGGAGCCCATATCCCCGCTCTGACTGCCCTGGGATGGCAGGTCCTGGGAGTGGACATCTCCCCTCGCCAGGTCGAGATCGCCCGCCGTTCCGGGGCTGATGCCATCGTGGCCAGCGCCGACAGTCTGCCGCTCGACGACCAATCACTCCTGGGCATTGCCGCCTGCCGGCCCCAGTAG
- a CDS encoding helix-turn-helix domain-containing protein gives MQHAGEAQAAQRQAPPAGQLGCHVGESGAEADRDGVHVRPTFAGAAVQALPLAALGLGGLRDAERSGRPRAYGPEVRVAIVATATSMPPYPESTWSHRAIAQRVAGTCFTSVSASQVGRILAGLDLKPHKVRGWLTRRDTPDFWQRVAEVCALYLDPPEGAVVLSIDEKTAIAARSRRHPGHPVRPGEPARQDFEYRRHGTFGGARRVLRRAPPGSATARMAAARISGCCRTGR, from the coding sequence GTGCAGCACGCCGGTGAAGCGCAGGCGGCACAGCGGCAGGCTCCGCCCGCCGGGCAACTCGGCTGCCACGTAGGCGAATCCGGCGCGGAAGCAGACCGTGATGGCGTCCACGTACGGCCAACGTTCGCGGGCGCGGCGGTTCAGGCGCTGCCGCTTGCCGCCTTGGGCCTGGGCGGCCTGCGGGATGCCGAACGCTCGGGCCGGCCGAGGGCCTACGGGCCCGAGGTTCGCGTGGCGATCGTGGCTACCGCGACCAGCATGCCGCCGTATCCGGAGTCGACCTGGTCCCACCGGGCGATCGCCCAGCGGGTGGCCGGGACGTGCTTCACATCGGTCTCCGCTTCCCAGGTCGGCCGGATCCTGGCCGGCCTGGATCTGAAGCCGCACAAGGTCCGTGGCTGGCTGACCCGCCGGGACACCCCCGACTTCTGGCAGCGAGTCGCCGAGGTGTGCGCGCTCTACCTGGATCCGCCCGAGGGGGCGGTCGTGCTCTCGATCGATGAGAAGACCGCGATCGCCGCCCGCTCGCGCCGCCATCCCGGGCATCCCGTACGCCCTGGTGAACCCGCGCGGCAGGATTTCGAGTATCGGCGCCACGGCACTTTCGGCGGAGCGCGCCGCGTGCTGCGGCGCGCTCCGCCGGGGTCGGCTACTGCGCGGATGGCGGCTGCGCGAATCTCAGGATGTTGCCGTACGGGTCGATGA
- a CDS encoding glyoxalase superfamily protein, with protein sequence MTSPTTDQAKKLAKLLREDLATAGIEIPHSLALELIAHQLGTRDWNVLAALARRAGSPGAPDISPGVPVLRVMSVAEALPFYLDYLGFALDWEHRFEPGLPLYVQVSRSSAVLHLSEHHGDGSPNGAVWLPVRDVAALHKELLARPNAPVRPGISPDAPGGPTLQVIDPYGNILRFAQPPSAQ encoded by the coding sequence ATGACGTCCCCCACCACAGACCAGGCCAAGAAGCTGGCCAAACTGCTACGCGAGGACCTTGCCACAGCAGGGATCGAGATCCCGCACAGCCTCGCGCTCGAACTGATCGCCCACCAACTCGGCACCAGGGACTGGAACGTGCTCGCCGCTCTGGCCCGCCGGGCTGGGAGTCCTGGCGCGCCGGACATCAGCCCGGGCGTGCCGGTCCTGCGCGTCATGTCCGTCGCAGAGGCACTGCCGTTCTACCTTGACTACCTGGGCTTCGCCCTGGACTGGGAGCACCGGTTCGAGCCTGGGCTGCCACTGTACGTGCAGGTATCGCGCTCGTCAGCAGTGCTGCACCTCTCCGAGCACCACGGCGATGGCAGCCCCAACGGCGCGGTCTGGCTCCCGGTGCGCGACGTGGCCGCGCTGCACAAGGAACTGCTCGCCCGACCGAACGCGCCGGTACGTCCCGGAATCTCTCCGGACGCGCCCGGAGGCCCGACGCTTCAAGTCATCGACCCGTACGGCAACATCCTGAGATTCGCGCAGCCGCCATCCGCGCAGTAG
- a CDS encoding ABC transporter ATP-binding protein, with translation MTPPQQQTEYRATARDYLGLARELLAVSYHRSRALTLAVLFTQALSLVTVPATALTLRAAINGAISGDAGAAVAGAVGAALVHAVTTVLTDLGFNLKGQLVDKVAVLDLPAAINRDIVLLDGLEHVERSDYLDRVNIVLTAPWAIVNGFWSAVTAAFGVLQLGASLLLLGTVSPWLLLLVLFAAAPLWFDRQGQRRVSRVETETAEAVRLQKHLFDIAAEAAAAKEIRVAGAGGELARRQAAVWEEAADRRFRAQLRAAAWRVSGWALFTAGFVAALAVVIQRTARGHGSPGDVVLAITVASTMRGSVEAAVGRTTDSVAAQRFVEPYLWLRRFVAQRRTHGSGELATPPRLTEGIAFDRVSYRYPGTDRFALDDVSFTVPAGTVLAVVGEYGSGKTTLVKLLNRFYQPDSGRITVDGVDLARFDSAGWHARTSAAFQDFGRYHTVFSETVGLGDLPHLDDQERIYEALREAEAAGFVDRLPQGVNTWLGRALGGVELSEGQWQKTALARATMRREPLLFVLDEPTASLDAPSEQEIFQRQMARARELAARTGAITVIVSHRFSTVTGADLILVLDRGRLEEIGSHQELLARQGRYAELYGIQATAYAGS, from the coding sequence GTGACCCCGCCCCAGCAGCAGACCGAGTACCGAGCGACCGCACGGGACTACCTGGGGCTGGCCCGCGAACTGCTGGCCGTCTCCTACCACCGCTCACGGGCGCTGACGCTCGCCGTCCTGTTCACCCAGGCGCTGTCCCTGGTGACGGTCCCCGCCACCGCGCTGACCCTGCGCGCCGCCATCAACGGCGCGATCAGCGGCGATGCCGGTGCCGCCGTCGCCGGGGCGGTCGGAGCCGCCCTCGTCCACGCAGTCACCACCGTCCTCACCGATCTCGGCTTCAACCTCAAGGGCCAACTCGTGGACAAGGTCGCGGTGTTGGACCTACCGGCTGCGATCAACCGGGACATCGTGCTGCTGGACGGTCTGGAGCACGTGGAGCGCAGCGACTACCTGGACCGGGTGAACATCGTCCTCACCGCCCCCTGGGCCATCGTCAACGGCTTCTGGTCGGCGGTTACCGCCGCCTTCGGCGTGCTCCAACTGGGCGCCTCCCTCCTGCTGCTGGGCACGGTGAGCCCTTGGCTGCTGCTGCTGGTCCTGTTCGCCGCTGCCCCGCTCTGGTTCGACCGGCAGGGCCAGCGCCGCGTCAGCCGGGTCGAGACCGAGACGGCGGAGGCGGTCCGCCTCCAGAAGCACCTGTTCGACATCGCGGCGGAGGCGGCGGCCGCCAAGGAGATCCGGGTCGCCGGCGCCGGCGGCGAACTGGCCCGCCGCCAGGCCGCCGTGTGGGAGGAGGCCGCCGACCGCCGGTTCCGGGCCCAACTCCGCGCTGCCGCTTGGCGGGTGAGCGGATGGGCGCTCTTCACGGCCGGCTTCGTGGCCGCGCTGGCCGTGGTCATCCAGCGCACCGCGCGGGGACACGGCTCACCGGGCGACGTCGTCCTCGCCATCACCGTCGCGTCGACCATGCGCGGCTCGGTGGAGGCCGCCGTCGGCCGCACGACCGACTCCGTCGCCGCCCAGCGGTTCGTCGAGCCCTACCTGTGGCTGCGGCGGTTCGTGGCGCAACGGCGCACCCACGGCTCCGGCGAGCTCGCGACGCCGCCCCGGCTCACCGAGGGCATCGCCTTCGACCGGGTCAGCTACCGGTACCCCGGGACCGACCGGTTCGCGCTGGACGACGTGAGTTTCACCGTCCCGGCCGGGACGGTCCTCGCCGTGGTCGGCGAGTACGGCTCCGGCAAGACCACCCTGGTCAAGCTGCTCAACCGGTTCTACCAGCCGGACTCGGGGCGCATCACCGTCGACGGGGTGGACCTCGCCCGTTTCGACAGCGCCGGCTGGCACGCGCGCACCAGCGCCGCGTTCCAGGACTTCGGCCGCTACCACACCGTGTTCTCCGAGACCGTCGGCCTGGGCGACCTGCCGCACCTCGACGACCAGGAGCGCATCTACGAGGCACTGCGCGAGGCCGAGGCCGCCGGCTTCGTCGACCGGCTGCCCCAGGGGGTGAACACCTGGCTCGGCCGGGCCCTGGGCGGCGTGGAACTGTCCGAGGGGCAGTGGCAGAAGACCGCCCTGGCCCGGGCGACCATGCGCCGCGAGCCGCTGCTGTTCGTCCTGGACGAGCCCACGGCCTCCCTGGACGCCCCCAGCGAACAGGAGATCTTCCAGCGCCAGATGGCCCGTGCCCGCGAACTCGCGGCCCGCACCGGGGCGATCACGGTCATCGTCTCGCATCGGTTCTCGACCGTCACCGGCGCCGACCTGATCCTGGTGCTCGACCGGGGGCGGCTCGAGGAGATCGGTTCGCACCAGGAACTCCTGGCTCGACAGGGGCGCTACGCCGAGCTCTACGGCATCCAGGCGACGGCCTACGCCGGATCATGA